Genomic window (Candidatus Aegiribacteria sp.):
GACCCGATACCCACCAGAGAGAGATATCGTACCAGCCGGAAACAGGTATGTAAGGATTCCATCGTCCTGTATTGATATCGTCCGAGACTGTTATCCAGGCGTAGTCCGGGCCGAAAGGAACACCAAAACAACCGGTATCCCACTGCCCCGGACCTTCCGTTGAGAAAAGCGGGTATGAGTTGTCCACTACTCTGCTGAGGTACGAGGGGGTCACCGGTGACAGCATATGTTCACATACTCCGGCACAGTAAGCCCAGCCCTCGATTCCTTCGTGATCCTGCCACTGGGTAAAAAGTCTCCAGGATTCGTTCCACTGAACGATGTAGTCAAGGAACGAAGCCTCTCCCAGAATCGATGGCATATTCGTGTACTTAATCACATAAAATCCGGCTGTTTTTACGCCTCGGTCGATATAACCGAATGCATTAAGAATGTAAGGATGGGTTATATCCCTGAAGTCGAAGGATTCCGGGAAGCCGTCCTGGTAGCAGTACGTCTCCGTACCCTGAGTTGATCCGTTGAATGCGTTATGATGAATGGATATGAATCTGTCGTAACCACCCGCGTTGGCGTATGCGACTCTATCGGCAAGTGAAACGTATTCATCAACAAGCCTTGTCATGGCAACAATATCACACTCGGGCAGCTGCTCAAGATACGACCTGACAAGGTAGGCCACGTCAAGATTGGCTTCCTTCTCCGTGTAATAAATGCCAACAGCGCCATTATCAGAGCCTCCGTGTCCCGGATCAAGGCACACGGACCAGGCGAGTATACACCGCGCAATAAACAACAGGGGAAGAAAAAAGCGCATCATTCGTCCGGAACTGCGACAAGAGTACCGGAAGTGGCGTCAATTGCGTAAACGGCGCTATCAATAACTACCGGATGGATCTCATGAATATCGGGAGTAAATGAAATTTGCTGGTTTACTCCATCCGGAGACACAAGCCATATTTCACCCGAAGTGATACGGAGTCCGTCATCGGAAGCTACGCTGTAAAGAAACGATTCCCTGTCCTCCCACCAGAAGGGGTGAGAACCCTCAGCAAGAGATGTACATGCTCCGTCGGCAGGGGATACTTTTACGATCTCACCTTCCAGGGAGGGGGATACGATCAAATCAGATCCCTCGAAGGTCACGAAAACAGGATTGTAGAACCTGTAATCGGAGGAGAGAACCGACACAACTCCATCGTCGATATTCAGAATGCAGATTCTGTCACTGCTATCGCAGAATACGACACGGACACCTGAGGCATCAACAGAGATAGTATGTGATTCAAGCTCTATGCCGGTTGATATTCCATTCTCATGAAGGTATCCGTCGGCTGTGAACCAGAGATTTCCCAGGCTGTCAAAGACAGGTTTTCCACCTTTTTCGTAAGGACCGTAAGCTTCGATGACAGAAGCCGGTGAAAAAAGCAGAATGTATTCAGAACCACTGCGTC
Coding sequences:
- a CDS encoding N-acetylmuramoyl-L-alanine amidase, producing the protein MMRFFLPLLFIARCILAWSVCLDPGHGGSDNGAVGIYYTEKEANLDVAYLVRSYLEQLPECDIVAMTRLVDEYVSLADRVAYANAGGYDRFISIHHNAFNGSTQGTETYCYQDGFPESFDFRDITHPYILNAFGYIDRGVKTAGFYVIKYTNMPSILGEASFLDYIVQWNESWRLFTQWQDHEGIEGWAYCAGVCEHMLSPVTPSYLSRVVDNSYPLFSTEGPGQWDTGCFGVPFGPDYAWITVSDDINTGRWNPYIPVSGWYDISLWWVSGPNRTTDAKLTVHHHNGESNFTVDQSIGGEEWYKLGTFAFHEGTFGWVEISSEGCTPGQVIVADAVRFEIAPTGIEEDPPATEQAMHVSPNPAGASVRIELCGVSVLAEISIYNISGRLVQIIPSQYQQSNVFLWNPEGCEPGVYFAVAIGNESDVLSKRIILLGQ